The Anaeromicrobium sediminis genome includes a region encoding these proteins:
- a CDS encoding BCCT family transporter has translation MSEKVKKEMNSNLEGKLDKHIFFGALAILLLIAIPIIVNPDKSAEIVNSIHAYITYNYGFYFLWFGLASITFVLYISFSRYGDIILGDKDSKPEFRTFSWVAMLFCAGVGGGVVYWGIIEWASYYAAPPLGAEFGTWQAAEIAASYGPFHWGPSAWAIYAVTSCAVGYILYVRKGNVLKLSEACRGAIGNKADGILGKVIDIAFIFGLIGGVATSLGLGTPLVTACLHSVFGIEETLFVKIAVLFCVTAIFGVSAYLGLKKGIKVLSDINVILTFVLLLFVLFVGDTFFLINMGTTVIGYVAQNFMRMSTWLDPVGNSGFPQGWTVFYWAWWMSFAPFQGMFFARISRGRTIRQMLLGTILWGSLGCFMFFTILGNYGLSLQVTGKLDVMASLANEGTPTTIVAIMESLPVGKLIVFIVGLLTTIFLATTYDSTSYILASCSQLKLDKDGEPLRWLRLFWAFSLGLIPLGFIMIGSPLQPLQTLSIALGLPVSFVIILAAISFIKMVKADQEKGIINLREKNRF, from the coding sequence ATGAGTGAAAAGGTAAAAAAAGAAATGAATTCTAATTTAGAGGGGAAATTAGATAAACACATATTTTTTGGTGCATTAGCAATTTTATTATTAATTGCAATTCCAATAATAGTAAATCCAGATAAAAGTGCTGAGATTGTAAATTCTATTCATGCTTACATAACTTACAATTATGGTTTTTATTTTCTGTGGTTTGGATTAGCCAGTATTACTTTTGTTCTGTATATTTCTTTTAGTAGATACGGAGATATTATTCTTGGGGATAAAGACTCAAAACCTGAATTTAGAACTTTTTCGTGGGTTGCCATGCTTTTTTGTGCTGGTGTTGGTGGCGGAGTAGTTTATTGGGGAATTATTGAGTGGGCTAGTTATTATGCTGCGCCACCTTTAGGTGCTGAATTTGGAACTTGGCAAGCAGCAGAAATTGCAGCATCTTATGGACCTTTTCATTGGGGACCTTCTGCGTGGGCAATTTATGCAGTTACAAGTTGTGCTGTTGGATACATTCTTTATGTGCGAAAAGGAAATGTTCTTAAATTAAGTGAAGCTTGTAGAGGTGCAATTGGTAATAAAGCTGATGGAATTTTAGGAAAAGTTATAGATATAGCTTTTATTTTTGGATTAATTGGTGGTGTTGCAACTTCTTTGGGACTTGGAACCCCTTTAGTAACAGCTTGTCTTCATAGTGTTTTTGGAATTGAAGAAACTTTATTTGTTAAAATTGCAGTTTTATTTTGTGTAACGGCGATTTTTGGAGTAAGCGCTTACTTAGGTTTGAAAAAAGGGATAAAAGTTCTTAGTGATATCAATGTAATTTTAACTTTTGTTCTTTTATTATTTGTTTTATTCGTTGGAGATACGTTTTTCCTTATAAATATGGGCACAACTGTTATAGGATATGTTGCACAAAATTTCATGAGAATGAGTACTTGGCTTGACCCTGTAGGAAATAGTGGATTTCCTCAAGGCTGGACAGTCTTTTATTGGGCTTGGTGGATGTCTTTTGCCCCTTTCCAAGGCATGTTTTTTGCTAGAATTTCTAGAGGAAGAACTATTAGACAAATGCTTCTAGGAACTATATTGTGGGGAAGTTTAGGTTGCTTTATGTTTTTTACAATCTTAGGGAATTATGGATTATCTTTACAGGTAACCGGAAAATTAGATGTAATGGCATCTTTGGCAAATGAAGGTACTCCTACAACTATTGTGGCAATAATGGAAAGTCTCCCTGTTGGAAAATTAATTGTATTTATTGTAGGTTTACTTACAACTATATTTTTAGCAACAACATATGACTCTACTTCATACATTTTAGCCTCTTGTTCCCAACTGAAATTAGATAAAGATGGGGAGCCTTTAAGATGGTTAAGACTTTTTTGGGCATTTTCACTGGGACTAATACCTTTAGGGTTTATAATGATTGGTTCACCATTACAACCTCTTCAAACTTTATCAATAGCATTAGGATTACCTGTAAGTTTTGTAATTATATTAGCGGCAATATCATTTATAAAAATGGTAAAAGCTGACCAAGAAAAAGGAATTATAAACTTAAGAGAAAAAAATAGATTTTAA